The sequence AATCTGACAACAATAGTTTTAGAATACAGTCCCACCACAATGAGGCTGATACCGGCGATGCCCAGAATCGCAAGGGATATGGCCGGAGCCTCCTGGATTGCCACGGTTGTGTGCCGGCCGTGAGAATCGCTGCCTTGGCCGGCATGGGGGTCGGGGGATTCAAAAAAACAGACCTCAAATACCTTGAAAAAAAGAACCGCACAGATCAAGGATGAAATGAGCAGGGCAGCGGCAAAATGCCAGGCCCCGGCTTCAAACGCCCCTAAGATCAGATACCATTTAGAGAAAAATCCGCAGGTGGGCGGTACCCCCACAATGCTGAAGGCAGCCAGAACAAACCCGGTCATGGTCCAGGGCATTGTGGCAAAAAGCCCTTTAAGATCCTTTATTTCCACCCGGTCCAGTTTATAAACCATATTACCCACTGCAAGGAACAGAGCAAAGGTCATTAGCCCATCGTTCAGGATGTGAAGAACAGCGCCTGTTAGGCCTAAGTCATTGCCAAGCCAGGCACCGCCCACCATATATCCGATCTCACATACAATGATATAAGCAAGCATCTTTTTTATATTTGTCTGGGCCAGGGCCATGACACCGCCGGCCAGAATGGCGATGGTGCCAAGCCAGACAATGGTATCTGCGATTTGAAGCTTTATGAAAATATAATCCAGCCCGAATACCGTGATCATCAGACGCACCATGACATAGACCATAACCTTAGTCATCAGCGGTGCTACAATCCGTGCAAACCCTACCGGTGCATAGCTGTAAGCATTGGGCAACCAGACATGAAGGGGGAACAGGGCCATTTTGATAAACACCCCCACAATGCACAGGATGAAAGCGGTCAATATCGTGCTGGAGTCCTGGATGGTTGGCATCATGGCGGCAAACTCAGCCATGTTTAAGGTGCCGGTTTTAATGTAGATGTACCCCACCCCTAAAAGATAGAACGAGGCCCCTATGACGCCCACAAAAACATAATTTAAAGCGGAAATCGGTCCTCTGTCCCTGTCGCCTAAGGCAATCATGGTGTAGGAACTTAACGAGGTGATCTCAATGAGGACGTACAGATTAAACAAGTCGCCTGTGGATGCCACACCGGTCAGCCCCACCACAAAAAGCAGATACATCACGTAAAAGGATGGGCTCCGGTCCGGCATCTCCTGTCTAACATTGGGCCAGGATGCCGCAAGATTTAAAAAGGCAATGGCTGTAATCAATACCAGGACCATGGCATTTAAGGTATCAATGCGGTACTCAATGCCCATGGGCGGAGCCCAACCGGCCATGTGGTAGGCAATGGGACCGTGACCTGCTACATAGATCAGATCCCAGACAGCTGCGGCACAGGAAATCCCTGTGGCAATCAGTGCAGCAGGATAGGTATATCGCTCTTGTACAAAGGATAGAATTCCGGCAATCAAAGCCCCTACAAGGGCAGCGATGACAACAATGGCTGGATAATGAATCATAATCTTATTTTTCCGATAAGCGCATTCTTAATTCATCTTCTTCCAGGGTCTGGTACCGCTGGTACACCTTGACACAAAGGGCCATGGCCACGCCGAAAGTGGCCACAGACACCACAATGGCGGTAAGCATAAGCACATGGGGCACAGGATTCATGTAATCAGCGGCATGAATGGCAGCCCCGTGTCCGCCATGGCCGTGATCCCCCATAATGATGGGGATGGTGGCATTGTGCTTGAACCCGATGGAAACATAGAACAAAATGATGGCGGTCTGAAAAATATTCATGCCCACCAGTTTTTTCATCAGGTTGTTCTTGGTAATCATGGCATAAAGGCCGATCATCATCAAAATAATATAAAGCCAGTAATTGTATTTGGCGGCTATCAGCATGAACAATTCAGTCATTCGCAAGTCCCTATACTTGATGGTCGACAGGCTGTTACGGAATAGATAATTTTTCCAAGTTCAAGGCGGAAAATAAATTTGGCCACAGGCATACATGTAGTATTTCGAGGACCAAATTTCTTTCTCCAACGAAGAAATTGGGGAAATTAGCATTCTGTAACGGCCTGTCGAGTTATAATCCTTCGTCGTGCTTGCCTTCAGACACGATATTAATATAAATGATGACCATGACTGCTGTGACAGCCATACCCACACCGATTTCAACCCCGAGCATACCCAACGCCCTTATATGGTGTTCCCCTAAAATAGGGGCATATTTCTCATAATCCAGAAAGTTTCCGCCTAAAACCATGGCCACCAATCCAATGCCCATATAGACCAAGACCCCGGCTGCAGACAGAATGCCTAAAAATTTTTCACTCACCCGTTTGAGCAGGTATTTAAGATTGTAGGAGATGGCCAAAAGGATGAGGCTGGAACCAAAAATTACGCCGCCCTGGAACCCGCCGCCCGGGGAAAAATCCCCGTGGGCAACTACATAGAGTGCATAGATCTGGATAAAGGGAATTAACATCCGGCACACCGTTTTAATGATGGTGTCCGGCGGGAGCCACTCCTTGTCAATATCTTCAAATTCATTGCCCACAATGACCTGTCTGTCCGGATTTTTAACATGCAGAATCACGCCGGAGGGCATATGACGGTAATAGTGGTCCTTTTTAGGGGTGAAATCCCGGAGCAGCAGAAAGCAGGCAAGGCCTGCACAAAAAACCACCGCGGTTTCAAACATGGTGTCAACACTCCTGTAGTCGGCAAGGACTGCTGTCACAAGGTTCGGCACTTGTGTATCCCTTATGGTATGTTCAATATAATAGTTGGATAAATGAAGGGATGCCGGCGCGTTTGGATCGCCCCAGGCCGGCAGATCGGCTGTGCCGTATAATAAGAGCCCGCCGGTGAGACAGACCACAATCAGACTTAACAGTTTCAATCTTTTGTCCTCCTGCTGGTTCGGAATACAGCGGCCACAAAGAATACGGTACTGACACCCGCGCCAACGCTTGCTTCAGTAAACGCCACATCCACAGCCCCCATTATCGCCCACAAAAGACACATCATAAAAGAGTAGGCCCCAAAGAGGATGGCCGTAGCCAAAAGATCTTTTACATAGATGGCTGCCAGGGCGCACACAATGACAAAGATTAAGATAATCAGGTCAATGGGCCAGTACATGTCTATTCTTCTCCTGTGCCTTTAAATTGAGAGGGTTTTTTCCGGGTCAAAGGGCTTAAGCCCGCCCGCATGCCTGCATCCACAATGGCGTGGGTGGCTGTTGGAATGGAATGGAATACAAAAAAGACAATGAGCATCATCTTGATGGACAAAAGCACAGCGCCAAAGGAAAAATGATGAAGGTTATATAAGGCAAGACCTGACACCATGGCAAAAAGCCCTAACGTATCCAGTTTACCTGCCGGATGAAGTCGGGTGTAAAAATCAGGCATCCGGATGATCCCCACAGTTCCCCCGAGGAAAAATAAAAAACCAATACACAAACAGAGGACGACAAAAAGATTCATAGTATCTCCTTAGTATCCTTAAAGGATTCTTCATACAGACCTTTTCTTTTGTGAAAATACCGGGAGGCGGCAATGACGGCCACAAAGTTTAAAAATGCATAGGCCAGGGCAATGTCCACAAACATATCCACCCGCTCATACAAAAAGCCTATGAGCAGAAGCAGTACAACGGTTTTGCTGCCAATGGCATTAACACCGATAAGCCGGTCTAAAATCGTGGGGCCCATCAAACACCGGTAAAAGGAAACAAACATGAGAAAACATAGGCCTAAACTGATACATAGAAAAAAGGTGTTCATTGTTTTTCTCCGTAGATGTCGGCCACCTTGGAAAGCATGGTGCCGGGCAGGGCATCCGCAGACCGCCTGTCAATGGCATGAACCGAAAATAAGCCGTCAGCTGTGGCTGTGACCGTAATAGTACCCGGGGTCAGTGTTATGGAATTGGCCAGGATGGCGATAGGTAAATCCGAGGTCAGATTTGTTTCAAAAACCGTAATATGGGGGTCAATCAACTCTTTCATCCTCGGATGGAATATTAGAAACATCAGGTGAAAATTCGCTTTTATGATTTCCAAGATCAGCCAGGGAAGGTAGGTGATGAACCCGAAAAAGATGCCTGGATAACGGGATGTCACATTCGGGAAAAGCAGATCGTGAAAAAACCAGGCCACAAGCAAGCTAGATATCACTCCTAAGCTGACGAGCAATGTTGAAAAATTGCCGGACAGGACCACCCAGGTCAAAAACATGAGTATAAAGGTCAAAAAAAATGAGACAAACGAAAATTTTTTCTTGCGTTCTTGGGACGTAACCGAATCGCAGATATTCGAGGGCGTTTGAGCCAAATCAGACCTCCTTATACAAGTTCAGGTAACCATCACGTATAATGCAAAGGCGTAACCCCCAACGTTGCAAGGGTAAAATTTATGCAACGTTGGGGTTACGCGTTAACGCCGTAAAGCCCGCGCAGTTTATCAAGCAGCTTAACCATGGCACCTTTATTCGATGCATCGTCAGGGCTGTCTTTAAGTTCTGTGTTTTGGTTTTCGAATTCAAGCCGGTGGGCATGGGCTTCGTGAATGGTTTTTATGAGCATGGCCATGTCAACCGGTTTTGTTAAAAATTTGAAGGTGTTGTATTTCGCACTTTTCAGTGCGTTGTCAACACTGCCGTGTGCCGTGAGTACGATACTCGGCAAAAAGGGCTGCAACTGTCTGAGGCGTTTGAGCACCTCAATGCCGTCGATGCCGGGCAATTGAAGTTCCACTATGGCCACATCAAAATTTTCTTCTGAAGCGGCCTGGATGGCTTCTTCTCCGGAAAAGGTTGCTTTGACCGTGAATCCTTCCGACATCATACGGTTGGTAAGATACTTTAGAAAGGTCTGTTCGTTGTCAACGAATAGAAGTTTCATAGGGCCCTTTTATTTTTATTGTTGTTTATCCGCTCACTTTTCCAACACAACCTGTTTCTATTAAATGGATTATTTAGTGCCCGAGCAAAAACCGTAAATATTGCCGATTACTTCGTTTTGGGGCGTAAATTTTAATCCTCGGAATATATATAGTATATGCCTGTGGTTAAAATTTTCCGGTTTCCGTTCAGACACTATTTAACGTTTCAATGCGTAACATACCGCAAACGATACATGGCCCATGTCGGCGCCTTTGGTGCCACACTTCACCACATAACATATTGTAAACAGATTAATATCAAAATTCATGGGAGTCAAGCCGTTTGTTTAAACTTTTACTTCCTGAACAATGCTTCGTGAAAATGGCGAAATTGCTGTGAGCATGGTAATTTATAGGCATGGGGTCTTCTTTAAAAAGCATATCCCGACCGACTCATTTGAATCGACCGGAATTAATACCCCGTCCATTAAACGGCTCTTTCAAAGTGTTGGACATAAAAAAATTAGATCACGTCTGCTCAGTTCTGCTGAAAGTCGGCTGACGTCGGCTTCCCAAAGGACAGGCAGGTTCTTATAATTCTTCAAAATTTCTTCTAACAACGATCTATGAAAAATTCAATTTATTATTTCAATTTTGCAGTAGTTTATCATAGCGGCAACCATATGTCTTAACGCTGAAATCCTCATAACTCTCGCAACCTTGGGTCAACATTGTCCCATCCTTATGTCTATAATAAAAAACAATTGACTTAAGATGTACGATCGGATAAAAATTTTTCTCTGGTTAAGGTGTAGTAGACAGTTAGGACAACTGTTTCATAGACAGTTGGGATGATTGAATTGTTGGGATACAATTAACACAAAAGGCAGTGTTAAGGAATGGCACTGGGCCTTTCGGAGAAAAAAATGAAGTTTTTTATGACCTTGTTGATGCTGTTGGTGACGCCGGCAGCAGTTCTGGCATCCGGCGGAGGGCATGAAGCCGTCGGGACAGTTGTTGATTTCACAAAGTCGGCATACGGCTATCTGGGCATTGCAGTGTTTGTCCTGGCCTATTGCCTAGTTCCATTTGAAGAGGTAATACATCTTAGAAAAAGCAAGCCGGTCATACTGTCCGCGGGTGTCATCTGGGTGCTGGTTGCACTGGCCTATGCCAGCGTTGGCGATTACCATACCGCCCATGAAGCCATCAAACACGGTCTTTTGGAATATGCGGAGCTGTTTTTGTTCCTGCTGGTGGCCATGACCTATATCAACTCCCTTGAAGAGAGAAACGTATTCCAGTGTCTCAGGGCATTTCTGGTCAGCCGGGGATTTAACTTGGTGAAGATCTACTGGATCACGGGTGTACTGGCGTTTTTCATCTCTCCAATCGCGGACAACCTGACCACCGCACTGCTGATGGGTGCCGTAGCCATGGCCGT comes from uncultured Desulfobacter sp. and encodes:
- a CDS encoding hydrogenase subunit MbhD domain-containing protein, which encodes MYWPIDLIILIFVIVCALAAIYVKDLLATAILFGAYSFMMCLLWAIMGAVDVAFTEASVGAGVSTVFFVAAVFRTSRRTKD
- a CDS encoding cation:proton antiporter subunit C; amino-acid sequence: MTELFMLIAAKYNYWLYIILMMIGLYAMITKNNLMKKLVGMNIFQTAIILFYVSIGFKHNATIPIIMGDHGHGGHGAAIHAADYMNPVPHVLMLTAIVVSVATFGVAMALCVKVYQRYQTLEEDELRMRLSEK
- the mnhG gene encoding monovalent cation/H(+) antiporter subunit G, with translation MNLFVVLCLCIGFLFFLGGTVGIIRMPDFYTRLHPAGKLDTLGLFAMVSGLALYNLHHFSFGAVLLSIKMMLIVFFVFHSIPTATHAIVDAGMRAGLSPLTRKKPSQFKGTGEE
- a CDS encoding monovalent cation/H+ antiporter complex subunit F is translated as MNTFFLCISLGLCFLMFVSFYRCLMGPTILDRLIGVNAIGSKTVVLLLLIGFLYERVDMFVDIALAYAFLNFVAVIAASRYFHKRKGLYEESFKDTKEIL
- a CDS encoding Na(+)/H(+) antiporter subunit B, which produces MKLLSLIVVCLTGGLLLYGTADLPAWGDPNAPASLHLSNYYIEHTIRDTQVPNLVTAVLADYRSVDTMFETAVVFCAGLACFLLLRDFTPKKDHYYRHMPSGVILHVKNPDRQVIVGNEFEDIDKEWLPPDTIIKTVCRMLIPFIQIYALYVVAHGDFSPGGGFQGGVIFGSSLILLAISYNLKYLLKRVSEKFLGILSAAGVLVYMGIGLVAMVLGGNFLDYEKYAPILGEHHIRALGMLGVEIGVGMAVTAVMVIIYINIVSEGKHDEGL
- a CDS encoding response regulator, with product MKLLFVDNEQTFLKYLTNRMMSEGFTVKATFSGEEAIQAASEENFDVAIVELQLPGIDGIEVLKRLRQLQPFLPSIVLTAHGSVDNALKSAKYNTFKFLTKPVDMAMLIKTIHEAHAHRLEFENQNTELKDSPDDASNKGAMVKLLDKLRGLYGVNA
- a CDS encoding Na+/H+ antiporter subunit E; this translates as MAQTPSNICDSVTSQERKKKFSFVSFFLTFILMFLTWVVLSGNFSTLLVSLGVISSLLVAWFFHDLLFPNVTSRYPGIFFGFITYLPWLILEIIKANFHLMFLIFHPRMKELIDPHITVFETNLTSDLPIAILANSITLTPGTITVTATADGLFSVHAIDRRSADALPGTMLSKVADIYGEKQ
- a CDS encoding monovalent cation/H+ antiporter subunit D family protein, which gives rise to MIHYPAIVVIAALVGALIAGILSFVQERYTYPAALIATGISCAAAVWDLIYVAGHGPIAYHMAGWAPPMGIEYRIDTLNAMVLVLITAIAFLNLAASWPNVRQEMPDRSPSFYVMYLLFVVGLTGVASTGDLFNLYVLIEITSLSSYTMIALGDRDRGPISALNYVFVGVIGASFYLLGVGYIYIKTGTLNMAEFAAMMPTIQDSSTILTAFILCIVGVFIKMALFPLHVWLPNAYSYAPVGFARIVAPLMTKVMVYVMVRLMITVFGLDYIFIKLQIADTIVWLGTIAILAGGVMALAQTNIKKMLAYIIVCEIGYMVGGAWLGNDLGLTGAVLHILNDGLMTFALFLAVGNMVYKLDRVEIKDLKGLFATMPWTMTGFVLAAFSIVGVPPTCGFFSKWYLILGAFEAGAWHFAAALLISSLICAVLFFKVFEVCFFESPDPHAGQGSDSHGRHTTVAIQEAPAISLAILGIAGISLIVVGLYSKTIVVRLIWPLLN